A region of the Clavelina lepadiformis chromosome 9, kaClaLepa1.1, whole genome shotgun sequence genome:
taagttgaaacaaactttgaaatatCACATTAGCACTCACTCAAATGATAAAAAGTATCCCTGTGATACTTGTGGAAAGCTGTTTGCTTCATCAGCTTCGGTGAAAAATCATATGAGAAGACATTTTCTCGTCCGTGATCATTCATATAAGTGTACGCTTTGTGATAAAACGTTCAAACAAAATTGCCTATTAAACACTCATATGTTAGttcattttggtaaaaaacCATATTCATgtgaaatttgtgaaaaaggATTTGCTGCAAGACGTTATATTAAACTTCATATGAAaactcacacaggtgaacGACCTCATTCGTGTAAAGTTTGtggaaaaagttttgcttGGCCGAGCTTTCTACAACGTCATGAAAAAAGTCACACGGATTTGAAACCTCACACTTGTGAAATTTGCTCAAAATCATTTCGCCTGCTGGATCACCTACAGACGCATCTTGCCATACACACCGGGGAGAAAAATTATTCGTGTCAATTTTGCGAGAAGCGGTTCACCACTCGCCACCATGTAACAATACATATTCGAACGCATACTGGCGAGCGTCCTTATAGTTGTCCGTATTGCAATTACAAGTCGGCTTATAGCGGTAGTATGAAGGCTCACATCAGAAcacacactggtgagcgaccgTATGTTTGTAAAACATGTGGTAAGTCATTTGCGCAGTCGTATAGTTTAAAACGGCACATGGCAAAGAAACATTTGGAACATCAAATACAATCGTAAAAAAGATTTGTATTGATTTTTGAAGAAGTTACTCAAGTTTTATAAGAATGCTTGCTGTATGCCCGTATTAATGCACCAGGCCAAAATCTTCGTTGTaagttatatacagtatatatgtaGCTATTGCGATACTTTTTATTGtgtatgtttttattaaattgtgTCATCATTTTCTGTTTAgtgaaaactaaaatttataaataaactttttgtgcTTTAAACGTCGCTAATTGCTTATCATAACACCGTTAGTTTGTGAGAAAATTATACGCaatttaaatcaatactaGTTGTGGTTTTGGCATTGAATGAAAATCGTTTTGTTTGTGTCGGATTTGCTTTAATAACTTCGTATTAAAAGCTTTTCCTGTGCAACATCGAACATCAGTGCAAGGACTTAACACATTTAGGAGGCTAGATTTATCTCTGTACCTAAAAACCTTGAAGAGATAGCCTGGCAAATACGCCGTCGCCTATAAGCAGGGTATaagccataccgtccttatttataagatttgtccttattttaaaggtccgtgtcttagaaaatatgtttgtccttatttctaagaaatgtccttattttcacttttgtcct
Encoded here:
- the LOC143470611 gene encoding uncharacterized protein LOC143470611, producing the protein MDSSDLKQKTKTLSSLDEDLNPSDVIFSEDQVSQVTRSYIKSQNESHLKKKPFQCLICNKTSESKHALNKHFRSHFKDGLCKCKFCDKDITLSNYKLHVQIHTGEKPFKCEQCGKSFTQSSSLQVHLKCHSEEKPFTCQVCEKSFKLKQTLKYHISTHSNDKKYPCDTCGKLFASSASVKNHMRRHFLVRDHSYKCTLCDKTFKQNCLLNTHMLVHFGKKPYSCEICEKGFAARRYIKLHMKTHTGERPHSCKVCGKSFAWPSFLQRHEKSHTDLKPHTCEICSKSFRLLDHLQTHLAIHTGEKNYSCQFCEKRFTTRHHVTIHIRTHTGERPYSCPYCNYKSAYSGSMKAHIRTHTGERPYVCKTCGKSFAQSYSLKRHMAKKHLEHQIQS